The DNA segment AGGAAGAGGTTCAAACCCGAATTGAACTTGGTTCAATTCGCGAGCGGCTGCTAAACCTCGATCGAGATCTTGTCGAGAAGTCAAACCTCATGGCCGACATTCAACTGGAAATCCAAAATCTTGAGAGGGATGCCCAGGCCTTAGCCGAAAAGGATTCAGCGGTAGCCCGTGCGACAGCAATTCTCCCCGCACTTGGACTAGCCATAAAGAAATCGATCAGCAACCTAAAGAAGCACACTGGAGAACTTGAAGACCAGAGAAAGACTGAGTTAGCTCAACTCGATGCTCTTAATCGCGAAAGATTGGAGCTTGAGAAGCGGTCTTCGTCTCTGGCAGGTGAGCTTCAGAACGCGGAGATGCGTAGCTACGAGCTCAAGGTTCAGCTAAGCGCTATTGAAGAGCGGATACGCGAGGAGTTGCAAATATCATTAGGCGACCTGGAGGGTTCTGAGCCGGCGGACTTGGCAGATCGCAGTGATGCCGAATTGGAATCCGAGCTTAGGAAAATCGACAACCAACTTAGGGTCCTTGGTAGTTTCAATCCGCTTGCCGAGGAAGAATACTCTGCTCTTGAAGAAAGGCTCAATTACCTAAGCACTCAATTGGATGATCTAAACGAGGCAAAATCGGAGCTTCGAGGAATCATTCGAGAGATTGATGGAAAGATTCAAACAACTTTTGCCGCCGCTTTCGAAGACACGAAGAGAGAATTCGAGAAAGTATTTCCAATCTTGTTTCCTGGTGGCTCTGGCTCACTCAACCTCACGAAACCCGAGGAGGGAGAAGAGGTTGGGATTGACGTTTCAGTCAGGCCAGCGGGCAAACGCATTGAAAGAATGAGTTTGCTCTCGGGAGGAGAGCGCTCCCTAGCCGCAATGGCCCTTTTGGTTGCCATTTTTAAGGCACGACCGAGTCCGTTCTACGTTCTCGATGAGGTTGAAGCTGCTCTTGATGACACAAATCTCGAAAGACTTCTTGAAGTGTTGAAGACCCTGGGGGAGGCCTCTCAACTGATTATCGTTACGCACCAAAAGCGCACTATGGAAATTGCAGATGCTCTCTATGGGGTGAGTATGGGCAAGGACGGCGTTACTAAAGTCATGAGTCAAACCTTGGAGAAAGCTAGCTAGTGTTCAAGTTTTTGAAGAGACTGCGAGATAAGAAAAACTCGGTAGCCACTCCTGAATCAGTCATCGACACTGCGGCAATGAGTCCTCTTGCTGAATCCAAACCAGTTCTTGAAGCCAGGCTAACGGTTGAGACTCCGGCCGAAAGTATTCAGGTGGAACAGAATCAGGTCTCTGCAGCCCCAATTCAGCAGAAAAGACAGCCGGCAGAGACAGCCAATAGAGAGCCTGAGT comes from the bacterium genome and includes:
- a CDS encoding chromosome segregation protein SMC — translated: MADIQLEIQNLERDAQALAEKDSAVARATAILPALGLAIKKSISNLKKHTGELEDQRKTELAQLDALNRERLELEKRSSSLAGELQNAEMRSYELKVQLSAIEERIREELQISLGDLEGSEPADLADRSDAELESELRKIDNQLRVLGSFNPLAEEEYSALEERLNYLSTQLDDLNEAKSELRGIIREIDGKIQTTFAAAFEDTKREFEKVFPILFPGGSGSLNLTKPEEGEEVGIDVSVRPAGKRIERMSLLSGGERSLAAMALLVAIFKARPSPFYVLDEVEAALDDTNLERLLEVLKTLGEASQLIIVTHQKRTMEIADALYGVSMGKDGVTKVMSQTLEKAS